From one Misgurnus anguillicaudatus chromosome 2, ASM2758022v2, whole genome shotgun sequence genomic stretch:
- the LOC129441703 gene encoding uncharacterized protein — translation MLLLMVALLTWWIKRKHNGDMPDPSSVAERSVWYGTVVFKKAKEDEENNGSIVSLQEPDPSYVEERSVWYSTIVFKKAKEDENDDVSIGCSTEKGDEVVYSAVK, via the exons ATGCTGCTACTGATGGTGGCTTTGTTAACCTGGTGGATTAAACGAAAACACA ATGGGGATATGCCAGATCCCAGTTCTGTG GCAGAGAGATCTGTCTGGTACGGTACTGTAGTTTTCAAGAAAGCAAAAGAAGATGAAGAAAACAACGGCTCTATTGTAAGCTTACAAGAACCAGATCCCAGTTATGTG GAAGAGAGGTCTGTCTGGTACAGTACTATAGTCTTCAAGAAAGCAAAAGAAGATGAAAATGACGACGTCTCAATT GGCTGTTCTACTGAAAAAGGTGATGAAGTGGTCTACAGTGCAGTAAAATAG